In Paenibacillus algicola, a genomic segment contains:
- a CDS encoding vWA domain-containing protein encodes MKQILLITDGCSNVGESPVMAAAHALQEGITVNVIGVLDYGMIGELGELEIREIAKAGGGLHQVVGTPQLARTMQMMTRKTVVQTIQQAVNQEIRHILGSGDLSTLPPDKRAEVVQVVDELSETSSLQVALLIDASASMKPKLAAVEEAIRDLMLSLKARSGRSRLSVFHFPGRGSGENVVKDVDWTGNLEGVRSLFGRLQMKGATPTGPALLGVIDEFRYGTLEYNQERRELSGQEEGMLGDYVV; translated from the coding sequence ATGAAACAAATCCTGCTAATTACGGACGGATGCTCTAATGTTGGAGAGAGTCCGGTTATGGCTGCAGCCCATGCGCTGCAGGAGGGCATCACCGTGAACGTCATCGGGGTGCTTGATTACGGCATGATTGGCGAGCTGGGAGAGCTGGAAATCCGCGAGATTGCCAAGGCCGGAGGCGGGCTTCACCAGGTGGTGGGCACTCCGCAGCTGGCAAGAACGATGCAGATGATGACCCGCAAGACCGTGGTGCAGACGATTCAGCAGGCGGTGAACCAAGAGATTCGCCATATTCTTGGAAGCGGAGATCTTAGCACTCTCCCCCCGGACAAAAGAGCAGAGGTGGTGCAGGTCGTCGATGAGCTCAGCGAAACCTCCTCCTTGCAGGTTGCGCTGCTCATTGACGCCAGTGCAAGCATGAAGCCGAAGCTTGCGGCCGTGGAGGAGGCGATCCGGGACCTGATGCTGAGCTTGAAGGCGCGCTCTGGCCGCAGCAGGCTGTCCGTGTTCCACTTTCCGGGCCGGGGGAGCGGGGAAAATGTGGTCAAGGATGTAGACTGGACCGGGAATCTCGAAGGCGTCAGGAGCCTGTTCGGCCGCCTGCAGATGAAGGGAGCCACGCCGACAGGACCCGCGCTTCTAGGGGTGATTGATGAATTCCGTTATGGTACACTGGAATATAATCAAGAGAGGCGGGAACTTTCCGGCCAAGAGGAAGGGATGCTCGGTGACTACGTCGTCTGA
- a CDS encoding S1 domain-containing RNA-binding protein, with product MAIEVGTKLEGKVTGITHFGAFVDLSGGVTGLVHISEIADNYVKDVNDHLKIGDVVTVKVINVDKDGKIGLSIKQTVDKPASSESRPPRGPRPERSGGGGGERFGGGGGGFNRERGGRPFKPAVNKPSFEDKMSRFLKDSEERISSLKKNTEGKRGGRGAKRM from the coding sequence ATGGCAATTGAAGTGGGCACCAAGTTAGAGGGCAAGGTGACAGGTATTACGCATTTTGGAGCATTTGTGGATCTGTCAGGAGGTGTCACGGGTCTCGTTCACATCTCGGAGATCGCCGATAATTACGTAAAGGACGTTAACGATCATTTGAAGATCGGTGATGTCGTAACTGTAAAGGTGATCAACGTCGACAAGGATGGCAAGATCGGTCTCTCGATCAAGCAGACTGTCGATAAGCCGGCTTCTTCGGAAAGCCGTCCACCACGCGGACCTAGACCGGAACGCAGCGGCGGAGGCGGCGGAGAGCGATTTGGAGGCGGCGGTGGAGGATTCAACCGTGAACGCGGCGGACGCCCGTTTAAGCCTGCGGTCAACAAGCCTTCATTTGAGGATAAAATGTCGCGCTTCCTGAAAGACAGTGAGGAACGCATCTCTTCACTTAAGAAGAATACGGAGGGCAAACGCGGCGGACGCGGTGCCAAACGTATGTAG
- the spoIIE gene encoding stage II sporulation protein E, giving the protein MDKRNVVMFPGTGTVKRGAGALYSRLGVTLGSLSALKRPLDMLAAKKWMILLSFMGFLLGRATILDELSPFAAAFFAVIVFVRRDYLLPVGAAVMAGSLFAPYPNMLIIPAEMIIFYLILRGLESYERAELSYAPMMVFVSTFVVNLFATLVGPSMTWYSMMMLTLDAVLSFVLTLVFIQAIPVLTFRKKNYMLKNEEILCLIILLASVMTGAVGWAVHGLSAEHVLSRYLILLFALVGGAPLGASVGVVTGLILSLADISAFAQMSLLAFAGMLAGMLREGKKAGVSLGMLLGATILSIYFNKPEQVLLSTWETCAAIGLFLITPKSFFQMIGKYVPGTQDHTRSQHEYAKRVRDLTAERVTQFSQVFRQLSQSFGQATQSMHPPGKQAEELNHFMDAAAQGTCAACFKQSHCWDAKFYQTYKYMSDIMTSIENKPDLRAEELPPELGKFCTKREEVLEVLKQQYHLYQNDMQWKRQIFDSRHLVAEQLSGVSQVMEDLAREIKRESQTMHIQEEQIREALLQLGLSVQGIDIISLDSGHVEIEIIHAYTKGYDECRKIIAPMLSDIIGEHIAVVGEVLTHPKDGLATVRFKSAKTFEITTGVAAAAKGGDLLSGDSFSTVELGNGTFAVALSDGMGNGERARLESSSALNILEQLLQSGMDERLAIKSVNSILMLRSPEEIYATVDMALIDQYSAQTTFMKIGSTPSFIKRGKEVIPVTASNLPIGIIQDIEVDFVSLQLQAGDVLIMMTDGIYDAPGYAVNKEIWMKRIIQEVDSSDPQEIADMLLEKVIRYQQNHIHDDMTVVVGRVDHFHPEWANVHVPGFSRMERPRTVS; this is encoded by the coding sequence ATGGATAAAAGAAATGTGGTTATGTTTCCGGGGACAGGGACGGTAAAAAGAGGCGCGGGGGCGTTGTACAGCCGTTTGGGCGTTACTCTGGGGTCATTGTCGGCACTGAAGCGCCCTTTGGATATGCTGGCTGCAAAAAAATGGATGATTCTATTAAGCTTTATGGGCTTTCTGCTGGGCCGGGCCACAATTCTGGACGAGCTGTCACCGTTTGCTGCGGCTTTCTTCGCCGTCATCGTATTTGTTCGCCGGGATTATTTGCTGCCGGTAGGCGCAGCCGTGATGGCAGGCAGCCTGTTCGCCCCTTATCCTAATATGCTGATCATACCGGCGGAGATGATCATCTTCTACCTGATCCTGCGCGGGCTGGAATCCTACGAGCGGGCAGAGCTCTCCTACGCCCCGATGATGGTGTTCGTTTCTACCTTTGTGGTGAACCTGTTCGCGACGCTGGTCGGCCCGTCCATGACCTGGTACAGCATGATGATGCTTACGCTGGACGCGGTGCTGAGCTTTGTCCTGACTCTGGTGTTTATCCAGGCGATCCCGGTCCTGACCTTCCGCAAGAAAAATTATATGCTAAAAAACGAAGAAATCTTGTGTTTGATCATCCTGCTCGCCTCGGTCATGACAGGAGCGGTAGGCTGGGCTGTGCACGGCTTGTCAGCCGAGCATGTGCTCTCTCGGTACTTGATCCTGCTGTTCGCCCTGGTGGGAGGAGCGCCGCTCGGCGCTTCCGTCGGCGTCGTTACAGGCCTCATTCTGAGTCTCGCGGACATATCCGCCTTTGCCCAGATGAGCCTGCTAGCCTTCGCCGGGATGCTGGCCGGCATGCTGCGCGAGGGCAAAAAAGCCGGCGTTTCCCTCGGCATGCTGCTCGGCGCCACGATCCTATCGATTTATTTCAATAAACCGGAGCAGGTGCTGCTCTCCACCTGGGAGACTTGTGCTGCGATTGGCCTTTTCCTGATCACCCCCAAGAGCTTCTTCCAGATGATCGGCAAATACGTGCCGGGCACGCAGGACCACACCCGGTCGCAGCATGAATATGCGAAGCGCGTCAGGGACTTGACCGCCGAGCGTGTCACCCAGTTCTCCCAGGTGTTCCGCCAGCTGTCCCAAAGCTTTGGGCAGGCGACGCAAAGCATGCATCCGCCCGGCAAGCAGGCGGAGGAGCTGAATCATTTTATGGACGCCGCGGCGCAGGGCACCTGTGCAGCCTGCTTTAAGCAGAGCCACTGCTGGGACGCTAAATTTTATCAAACCTATAAATATATGTCCGACATCATGACGTCGATTGAGAACAAGCCGGATCTTAGAGCCGAGGAGCTGCCGCCAGAGCTGGGTAAATTTTGTACCAAGCGGGAGGAAGTGCTGGAGGTGCTGAAGCAGCAGTATCATCTATATCAAAATGATATGCAGTGGAAGCGCCAGATATTCGACAGCCGGCATCTGGTTGCGGAGCAGCTGTCGGGGGTGTCCCAGGTGATGGAGGACCTCGCCCGGGAAATTAAAAGAGAGAGCCAGACGATGCACATTCAGGAGGAGCAGATCCGCGAGGCGCTGCTGCAGCTGGGCTTGTCCGTGCAGGGCATTGATATTATCAGTCTCGACTCCGGTCATGTAGAAATCGAGATTATTCATGCCTATACCAAGGGATACGATGAATGCCGCAAAATCATTGCCCCGATGCTGTCAGATATCATTGGAGAGCATATTGCCGTTGTGGGAGAGGTATTGACTCATCCCAAGGACGGACTGGCCACTGTCCGGTTCAAGTCCGCCAAAACCTTTGAGATCACAACCGGCGTCGCCGCCGCCGCGAAGGGTGGAGATCTGCTGTCAGGTGACAGCTTCAGCACAGTGGAGCTGGGGAACGGAACATTTGCAGTCGCGTTAAGTGATGGTATGGGGAATGGGGAGCGGGCCCGGCTGGAGAGCAGCTCGGCACTGAATATTTTGGAACAGCTGCTGCAGTCCGGCATGGATGAGCGTCTCGCTATCAAATCGGTCAATTCGATCTTAATGCTCCGCTCGCCGGAGGAAATTTACGCCACCGTGGATATGGCGCTGATTGACCAATATTCCGCTCAAACGACGTTTATGAAGATCGGCAGCACGCCAAGCTTTATCAAGCGGGGGAAAGAGGTCATCCCGGTGACAGCAAGCAATCTGCCGATTGGCATCATTCAGGATATAGAGGTCGATTTTGTGTCGCTGCAGCTGCAGGCAGGGGATGTGCTCATTATGATGACGGACGGTATTTATGATGCCCCAGGCTATGCAGTGAATAAGGAAATCTGGATGAAGCGTATCATTCAGGAGGTAGATAGCAGCGATCCTCAGGAAATTGCGGATATGTTACTGGAAAAGGTCATTCGCTATCAGCAAAATCATATTCATGATGATATGACGGTCGTCGTCGGGCGGGTAGATCATTTCCATCCGGAATGGGCGAACGTACATGTGCCTGGCTTCTCCAGAATGGAAAGGCCGCGCACGGTAAGCTGA